The Amycolatopsis coloradensis sequence CGTGAGACCAAGAGCCGCACAGGGCCGACGGGCTCGGTGATGGCGCTGGTCCTCTTCCTCGTCGTGATCAGCATCTTCCAGCTGACCCGGTCACTGTTCTTCGACGAGAAGCCGCCGCCGCTGGACTGCGCGGCCGGGAAACTCACGATCACCGGATCGACGGCCTTCGCGCCGGTGCTGAAGGAGGCGACGGCTTCGTACGCGAAGACGTGCCCGGGTGCGTCGTTCGTCTTCGACACCCGGGGGAGCGCGGAAGGGCTCGGCAGCCTGAACCAGGCCGGGAACGACGGCGTGCTGGCGTTCTCCGACGGCGCCAAGGGCGAGGGCTTTCCGCAATTGCTTCCGCGTCCGGTCGCGTTCTCGCTGTTCACGCTTGTGGTCAACAAGGAAGCCGGAGTCCAGGACCTCACGCTCGCCCAGATCCGCGACGTCTACGACGGCAAGATCGGGAACTGGCGCGAGATCGGCGGCAAGGACCAGCCGGTCCGGCTCGTCGACCGGCATTCCGACTCCGGCACGCGACGGACGTTCGAGGCCCAGATCCTGGCGGGCAAGCGGGAACCCGGCGACAACTCCGACGACTGCCTCAAACCGGCGCCGGGCGCCCAGCCGGGAGTGGTGCGGTGTGCGAAGCCGTCCACCAGCGACGTCCTCGACGCGGTTTCGCGGGTGCCGGGCGCGCTGGGCTACAGCGAACTGGGCGCGGCCACGAAACGCGAGGACGTGCTGCCGGTGCGGATCGACGGCCACCAGGCGACCCTGGAGGGCGCGATCCACGCGGCGTACCCGTTCTGGGAGACCGAGTACGCGTACACGTTCGGAGAGCCGAAGGCCGATTCGCTGGTCGCGAGCTTCCTGCGGTACCTGACGAATCAGGTCGGCAAGGACATCGTCCGGTCGCACGGGCACCGGCCGTGCGCGGAACTGGCGAACCCGGTGCTGTGCCGTCCGGGCGCGTGAAGGCCCCCTTCCCTCGGCTCAGCCGAGGGAAGGCGGTCATGCCGGGGGCGGTGTCGTTGTAGGTGAAGCCGAACGNGGCGCGAGCGCGAGCCCTCCTGTCCTATCTGCTCGGCGCGATCGTCCAGCAGCGCGTCCGGCGGCGGCCGTTCGCCGCCTTGCGCGGAGACATCGAAGCTCTCTGTTTCGCGAACTACGGGTAGAAATACGCATTAGATCCGTACCGTTACGGATTGTTCTCCTCTTCCGGCTCCGGCCATGGTGAGGTTCCCCCTCCCTTCCCTTGCCTGAGAGCTAGGAGACGACGATGCGCATAAGACGGTGCATGGCCGTGGCGATCGCGGCCGTCGCGGCGTTCACCATCCCGGTCGCCGCGAGTCCGGCGACCGCGGACCAGCAGGCCGAGGACGCGCAGGTGCAGATCTACGAGGTCTTCGGCACCGGGACTTCGCAGCAGCGCACCCAGATCTCCCGGCTCGGTGTCGACGTCCTCGGTTCCGCGGGTGGCACGACCACGTTCATCGGCGAGGCACGCGACGCGGCGAAGATCCGTTCGCTCGGCTATCGCGTCGAGCAGCGTGGCGTCGTCGACAGGTCGGAGAAGGTGGGCACCAACGCGATCAACGACTTCCCGCCGTCGGACTCCGGCTACCACAACTACGCCGAGGTCACGACCGAACTGCGCAACGCCCAGTCGAACTTCGGCTCGATCGCGCGGCTGAGCAGCGTCGGCAACTCGTACCAGGGCCGCGCGCTGAACATGCTCAAGATCAGTGACAACGTCGCCACGGACGAGAACGAGCCCGAAGTCCTCTTCACCTGCAACCAGCACGCCCGCGAGCACCTCACCACCGAGATGTGCCTGCGGATCGTGAACCGGTTCACCCAGGGCTACGCCTCCGACCCGGCGATCAAGCGGTTCGTCGACAGCGTCGAGATCTACGTGATCCCGAACGTCAACCCGGACGGCTCGGAGTACGACATCTCCGGCGGCAGCTACAAGTACTGGCGCAAGAACCGGCAGGGCAACGGCACCGACCCCAACCGCAACTGGGCCTACAACTGGGGCTGCTGCGGCGGTTCGTCGGGCTCGACGACCAGCGAGACCTACCGCGGCCCGTCGGCGTTCTCCGCACCCGAGACCCGCGCGGTGTCCAACTTCGTCAACTCGCGCAAGATCGGCGGCGTCCAGCAGATCAAGGCGAGCATCGACTTCCACACCTATTCGGAGCTCGTGCTGTGGCCGTTCGGCTTCACCTACAACGACACCGCCCCCGGCATGACCGCGGCGGAAGCGCAGCGGTTCCAGACGGTGGGCCGTCAGCTGGCTGCGACGAACGGCTACACGCCGCAGCAGTCGAGCGACCTGTACATCACGGACGGGACGATCGACGACTGGATGTGGGGCACCCACAAGATCCTGAGCTTCACCTTCGAGATGTACCCGCGGGGATCGAACCCCGGCTTCTACCCGCCCGACGAGGTGATCGTCCGCGAAACCACCCGTAACGACCGCGCCGTGGACCTCCTCCTCAACACCGCCATCGGCTGACAGCCGTGGGCTGAAAGGGTCCTTCGCCGCATGTGACGCGGTGAAGGGCCCCTTCGCGTCACTTGGCGGCGGGGAGGGTCTTCACTCTCATTCGGTGGTGGCGGGTCGGCGTGTCCCCAATGTGGCATTGGGGACACTCAGCGTCTCGAACGCCACATTGGGGACGCCCGGCTTGCGCCGCGCGGTCCGTGAAGGCCTCCTTTCCTACGCTCAAGGTAGGGAAGGAGGCCTTCACGGACTTTCGGCATAGGGTGCGGGGCATGCCGATGTTCGAATTCGAGGGACACCGTCCCCAGGTGGATCCCGAAGCGTGGATCGCCCCCACCGCCACCCTGATCGGCGACGTCGTCGTCGAGAAGGGCGCCTCCGTCTGGTACGGCGCCGTGCTGCGCGCCGACTTCGGGAGGATTCTCATCCGTGAGGGCGCCAACATCCAGGACAATTCGGTCATCCACGTCAACGACGGTGTGACCGAGGTCGGCAGGAACGTCACCGTCGGGCACCAGTGCCTCGTGCACGACTGCACGATCGGCGAGCAGGCGCTGATCGGGAACGGCTCGACCGTGCTCGACAAGGCGCAGATCGGCGCGAAGGCACTGGTCGCGGCCGGCGCCACGGTGACACCCGGGATGATCATCCCGCCGGAGACGGTCGCCATGGGCAGCCCGGCGAAGAAGCACGTCCCGCTCGACGGCACCGCCCGCGGCTGGGTCGAGCACAACGCGGCGATCTACCAGGACCTGGCGCGCCGTCACGCGGAAAGCGTCAAGCCGATCGATTGACTCTCCAGTAACTGGAGACCATAGCTTCGGACGCATGGCACCGAAGTCGAAGAAGAAAACGCACCAGGCGACGCTCGAGTTGACCGCCGGCAACGCGCCGGTGGTCGACCTCGGGAAGACGCTCGGGCAGACCGGCGTGAACCTCGTCGAGGTCAAGAAGGCCTACGACGCGGCGACCGCCACGCAGCGCGGCGACATCGTCCCGGTGGTCGTCTCGGTGTTCGAGGACCGCTCCTTCGAGCTCCGGCTGAAGACCCCGCCGACGTCGTTCCTCATCAAGAAAGCCTTGGGCGGCAAGGGCGCCGGCCGGCCGGGACATGAGGTCGCCGGCACGCTGAGCCAGGAACAGCTGCGCGACATCGCGGAGCGGAAACTGCCGGACCTCAACACCGGCGACCTCGGCGCGGCCATGCGCACGATCGCGGGCACGGCTCGCTCGATGGGCGTCGCGATCGAAGAACCGTGACGCGCAAGCATGTGATCGTCCCGCCTTTCCGTGACCTCGACCCGGCGCTCGAGGTCGCGGAAAGGCTGCTGGCGCAAGGAAATCCGTCGCTCGCCGGAGTCGTCTCGGCGCTGCCCGACGAGCACGCCGCCGCCGACCGGCTCAACCGGGTCCTCGCCGGGAACGGTGCCGCGCCCCGGCTGGTCGAGGCCGGGAACGGCTGGCGCATGGTGCAGGTGGCGTCGTGGCCGGGCTGCGGGGACCTGGTCGCGGGCGCCTCCGGGCTGGCGGAACTCGTCGTGTTCGGCGGCTGGCGGCGGATCAAACGCTGCGCCGTCTGCGCACAGGCGTTCTGTGATCGCACGGCCGGATGCAGCCGCCGATGGTGCGCCGCGCATCGTCCGCACGCCGAGCCGGGCACGAGCGGAGTGCTCTAGTCTGGTCCGCACCAGCGACTGGCGCCATTTGAGGTGGAGCACCACCGGGAAGCGACGACAAGGCCGGTACCGCGCGCCTGGGTCCGGCCGTCTCTGGCAGGAGTACGTCCGATGACACACCAGCCCGAACTTTCCGCGCTCGCCGCCGCCGACCCGCAGATCGCGGGGCTCGTGGAGGACGAGGCGAAACGCCAGCACGACAAGATCCGCCTGATCGCGTCCGAGAACTACGTCTCCCAGGCCGTGCTGGAGGCGACGGGCACCGTCCTCACCAACAAGTACTCCGAGGGCTACGCCGGCAAGCGGTACTACGAGGGCCAGCAGCTCATCGACCAGGTCGAGAACCTCGCCATCGAGCGTGCGAAGGCGGTCTTCGGTGTCGACCACGCGAACGTGCAGCCCTACTCCGGTTCCCCGGCGAACCTGGCGGTGTACCTCGCGTTCGCGCAGCCGGGTGACACCGTGCTCGGCATGGCGCTGCCGGACGGCGGCCACCTCACGCACGGCTGGAGCGTGTCCGCGACCGGCAAGTGGTTCACCCCGGTCCGCTACGGCGTCCGCAAGGAGACCGGCCGCGTCGACCTCGACCAGGTCCGCGAACTCGCGCTGAAGCACCGGCCGAAGCTGATCTTCGCGGGCGGCACCGCGATCCCGCGCACCATCGACTTCCCGGCGTTCGCGGAGATCGCCCGCGAGGTCGACGCCGTCCTGGTCGCCGACATCGCCCATATCGCCGGGCTGGTCGCCGGTGGCGCGCATCCGTCGCCCGTCGGGCACGCGCAGGTCATCACGACGACCACGCACAAGACGCTGCGTGGTCCGCGCGGCGCGATGATCCTTTCCGACGCCGACCACGCGAAAGCCGTCGACAAGGCGGTGTTCCCCGGACTGCAGGGCGGCCCGCACAACCACACGACCGCCGCGATCGCCGTCGCGCTGGGCGAGGCGCAGAAGCCGGAGTTCGCCGAGTACGCGCACACGATCGTCGCCAACGCGCGGGCGCTGGCGGAGGCGCTGGTGGAGCGCGGCTACGACCTCGTCTCCGGCGGCACCGACAACCACCTGCTGCTGATCGACCTGACGAACAAGAACGTGCCGGGCAAACCCGCCGCGCAGGCGCTGGACCGGGCCGGCATCGAACTGAACTACAACACCGTGCCGTTCGACCCGCGCAAGCCGTTCGACCCGTCCGGCATCCGGCTCGGCACCTCCGCGATCACCACCCGCGGGCTCAAGCCGGAGCACCAGGTGCAGGTCGCCGAGTGGATCGACCGCACGATCACCGCGGCGGCGGGCGAGGAACAGTCCGCTTTGGACACCATCGCCGCCGAGATCCGCGAGTTCCTGGCGCCGTTCCCGATCCCGGGCTACTCGGCTTAGTGCTGCTCCCGCAGATAGTCGACTAACTGCGGGATACGCGAAGGGGCCCTTCACCGCACGCGATGCGGTGAAGGCCACCAACCTGGTGGACACGCTCAACAGCCAGCAGGCCATCACCGNCAGGGCACCGACCTGAGCAGCCTCGCCAAGCGGACCGTCGGCATGTCCGGCGCGGACCAGGCCCCTTCGGCACTGCGACTAGTGAGCCGCCGGACCGTCGATGGCCTCCTTGGCCAGCCGGTCGGTCTCACGGTCGAGCGAACGCTTGATCTCGGCCTCGGCCTCGGAGCGCCCGACCCAGGTCGAACCCTCGACGCTCTTGCCCGGCTCCAGGTCCTTGTACACCTCGAAGAAGTGCTGGATCTCGAGCTTGTGGAACTCGTTCAGGTGGTGGATGTCGCGAAGGTGCTCCAGCCGCGGGTCGTTCGTCGGCACCGCGAGGACCTTGTCGTCCGGGCCCTTCTCGTCGGTCATCCGGAACATGCCGATCGCGCGGCAGCGGATCAGGCAGCCGGGGAAGGTCGGCTCCTGGACGAGCACCAGCACGTCGAGCGGGTCGCCGTCCTGGCCGAGGGTGTCGTCGATGAACCCGTAGTCGGCGGGGTACTGGGTGGCGGTGAACAGCGTCCGGTCGAGTTTGATCCGACCGGTCTTGTGGTCCACCTCGTACTTGTTGCGCTCCCCCTTGGGGATTTCGATAGTGACGTCGAATTCCACGCCGGCCTCGCTGCTCTCGTCTTTGGTACGCCCCGCCGTCGCGGACGGCTCACCGAAATCATCGTCTTGTCTTCACTAGTGTGGACCACGGGGGCTCGGGCGGTCGCATCGATGTGGTCGTATGTGAGCTTGGCCCCTTCCCCGGACGGTGGATGAAGGAGCGTTGAGTGCCGGAAAACGATGCCCCGAGGTGGCCGTCGGACGACAAGGACACCTCATCCGCCGAGCCCAAGAGCACCAAGGGGGAGGGCGAGGCCACCATCTGGCTGCCCATGACGGGGATGGCGAACGGCAAGACCGAAGAGCTGTCAGTGCCGAAGGTCACACCCGAAAGTGGCTCCTGGTTCGAGCCGGTCGTCGAGGTGGAGGAGGAACCGGATGTTCCGGAGACCCCGACGCCGAAGTGGTCCGCCTTCGAACCGGTGACGCCGGTCGAGCCTGAACAGCGCGAGGAGCCGAAGACGCTCTTCGTCCAGCCTGTCCAGCCGCAGCACACGGACGAACCGGACTGGGACCAGTTCGACAGGGTCGCCGAATCCCCGAGACCCGAGCCGAGGCAGGAGCCCCCGCGTCAGGAGCCGCCCCGCCGTCCCGAGCAGAGCCGGGTCGAGCCGCCGCCTCCCGCGCAGGTCCCGTCCGCGACCATGCACGCGCGCCCGGTCCGCATCGAGCCCGCCGAAGAGCGCTTCGACTCCGAAGCGACCGTCGGGATCCAGCGGCCCGAGCCGCCGTCCCAGGAACCCCCGGCAACCGAGGCCGCGCCCGCGCCGAAGCCGAAGCGCAAGCGCAAAGCCCTGCTGATCACGACCCTGGTCGTCGTCCTGCTGCTCGCCGGTATGGGTGGCGCCGCCGCGATGCCGAAGGTGTCGAACCGCCTCGGCCTGCCCTGGGCGCCTAACGCGCCGAAGGGCGAGATCCCCAAACCCGCGGGTATCACCCGGGTCCTGCACGGGCCGGACATCAACGGCGCCGGGCCGACGAAGGAAGGGCTCGCGGCCGCGCTGGCGGGCCCCGCCGGTTCGCCGGACCTGGGCACGCTCACCGGCACCGTCGTGGACGCGGCGTCCGGCGAAGTCCTGTGGGACAAGAACTCCGGCACCCCGCTGACCCCGGCGTCGACCACGAAGATCCTCGTCGTCGCGGCCGCTCTGCTGTCGATGGACCACGGGACGCAGTTCTCGACGAAGATCGTCCAGGGCGCCGAGCCCGGCACGGTCGTCCTCGTCGCGGGCGGCGACCCGTCGCTGACCTCGCTGCCGCTGGGCACGGACTCGCCGCTGTACCCGGGCGCGGCCCACGTCGACGACCTCGTCGCCCAGGTCAAGAAGGCCGCGGGCGGCAAGATCTCCAAGGTCCAGCTGGACATCAGCCTGTTCAAGGGGCCGACGTCCGCGAAGGGCTGGGACCCGGAGGACACCGCCGCCGGGAACACCTACATGGCGCCGGTCCTCCCCGTGATGGCCGACGGCGGCCGCACCGACCCGAAGAACGACCACGCGCCCCGCGTCGCGAACCCGGCTGCCGCGCTGACCCAGAAGATCGCGGGCAAGCTCGAAGCCCAAGCCGGCGGTACGACGACGGCGCCGAAGGACGCGAAGGTGCTCGGCGAGGTCAAGTCGCAGCCGCTCGCGGAGTTCGCCAACTCGCTGATGCAGCTTTCGGACAACCTGATGGCCGATGTCCTCGCCCGCCAGCTCGCGATCTCGAAGGGCGCGGAGGCGTCGTTCACCGGCGGCGCGACCGCGACGATGGACGTGCTCAAGCAGGCCGGGTTCGACCTCACCGGTGTCCAGATCAACGACGGCAGCGGACTGTCCGACCAGAACAAGATCCCGGCCAAGGTGCTCAGCGAGATCCTCGCGGTCGCGGCGGCACCGGACGGCAAGGATCCGAGGACGGCCAAACTGCGGCCCCTGCTGGCCGGCCTCCCCGTGGCGGGTGGCAGCGGGACGCTGGAGAAGCGCTACGGCGATCCGGCGTCGGCCGCGGGCCGCGGCTGGGTGCGCGGCAAGACCGGCACGCTGTCCGGGGTGAACACCCTGGCGGGCGTGGTGCTGGACACCGACGGCCGGATGCTGGTGTTCGCGCTGATGTCGTCCGGTTCGGACCAGAACAAGGGCAGGGCGGCGCTCGACGTCGTCGCGGCGACGCTGCACAAGTGCGGCTGCCGGTGAGTGACCGGAATCGGAGCGTGAGGAAGTCGGGACGGAATCCGGTCTTCCAGCGGGTAGCGTCATAAGAGTGACTGAGGAAACGCCGACCAAGACACGTTCGATGGTCGACTGGTCCCTGGCCGCCTCGACGGGCGCGCTCCTGGTGCGCGGCGGCCCGGTGGTCGACCGCGAAGAGGCCGAAGAGGCCGTCGCCGATCTCCGTGACCTGACCGGCGAGGCGGAGAGGCATGTCCGTGAGCTGACCGGTCTCGGCCTCGACCTGCCGCTGCTGCCCGCCGAAGTCGTCGACAGGCCCGGCTGGGTCCGTTCGGCCGCCGCCGGGCTCGACGCGCTCACCGGCCGTGCGCTGCCGGAGGCGCAGGGCGGCCCGCTGGCTCCCGTGCTGGCCGGTGGCGCCGGTGTCCAGACCGGTCTGGTGCTCGCCTTCCTGGCTTCCCGCGTGCTCGGGCAGTACGACCCGTTCGGCGGGCCGGACCGCGGCGGGCAGCTGGTGCTCGTCGCGCCGAACGTTGTCGCCGCCCAGCGCGCGATGGACGTGCCGGGGCACGATTTCCGGCTGTG is a genomic window containing:
- a CDS encoding M14 family metallopeptidase, producing the protein MAVAIAAVAAFTIPVAASPATADQQAEDAQVQIYEVFGTGTSQQRTQISRLGVDVLGSAGGTTTFIGEARDAAKIRSLGYRVEQRGVVDRSEKVGTNAINDFPPSDSGYHNYAEVTTELRNAQSNFGSIARLSSVGNSYQGRALNMLKISDNVATDENEPEVLFTCNQHAREHLTTEMCLRIVNRFTQGYASDPAIKRFVDSVEIYVIPNVNPDGSEYDISGGSYKYWRKNRQGNGTDPNRNWAYNWGCCGGSSGSTTSETYRGPSAFSAPETRAVSNFVNSRKIGGVQQIKASIDFHTYSELVLWPFGFTYNDTAPGMTAAEAQRFQTVGRQLAATNGYTPQQSSDLYITDGTIDDWMWGTHKILSFTFEMYPRGSNPGFYPPDEVIVRETTRNDRAVDLLLNTAIG
- a CDS encoding 50S ribosomal protein L11; translation: MAPKSKKKTHQATLELTAGNAPVVDLGKTLGQTGVNLVEVKKAYDAATATQRGDIVPVVVSVFEDRSFELRLKTPPTSFLIKKALGGKGAGRPGHEVAGTLSQEQLRDIAERKLPDLNTGDLGAAMRTIAGTARSMGVAIEEP
- a CDS encoding inorganic diphosphatase, giving the protein MEFDVTIEIPKGERNKYEVDHKTGRIKLDRTLFTATQYPADYGFIDDTLGQDGDPLDVLVLVQEPTFPGCLIRCRAIGMFRMTDEKGPDDKVLAVPTNDPRLEHLRDIHHLNEFHKLEIQHFFEVYKDLEPGKSVEGSTWVGRSEAEAEIKRSLDRETDRLAKEAIDGPAAH
- a CDS encoding PstS family phosphate ABC transporter substrate-binding protein: MEGFPWDVLLAVAGIAVPAVAFLWEFVLVGRKRLGYRVQMDTPTASGRGFAPTADALAQLQHENGERLVDPSFVLLRIENNGTTDIDTDDYAVNENDRVGIRVEFPGRTVAGMVVTELSSPHLHECFGDDSGFGARDENPERPSGVIDLPRVPLNRGAHYKILAVLDRVPNGSPDDFDDPQVVGEIKGGSLRETKSRTGPTGSVMALVLFLVVISIFQLTRSLFFDEKPPPLDCAAGKLTITGSTAFAPVLKEATASYAKTCPGASFVFDTRGSAEGLGSLNQAGNDGVLAFSDGAKGEGFPQLLPRPVAFSLFTLVVNKEAGVQDLTLAQIRDVYDGKIGNWREIGGKDQPVRLVDRHSDSGTRRTFEAQILAGKREPGDNSDDCLKPAPGAQPGVVRCAKPSTSDVLDAVSRVPGALGYSELGAATKREDVLPVRIDGHQATLEGAIHAAYPFWETEYAYTFGEPKADSLVASFLRYLTNQVGKDIVRSHGHRPCAELANPVLCRPGA
- the glyA gene encoding serine hydroxymethyltransferase, translating into MTHQPELSALAAADPQIAGLVEDEAKRQHDKIRLIASENYVSQAVLEATGTVLTNKYSEGYAGKRYYEGQQLIDQVENLAIERAKAVFGVDHANVQPYSGSPANLAVYLAFAQPGDTVLGMALPDGGHLTHGWSVSATGKWFTPVRYGVRKETGRVDLDQVRELALKHRPKLIFAGGTAIPRTIDFPAFAEIAREVDAVLVADIAHIAGLVAGGAHPSPVGHAQVITTTTHKTLRGPRGAMILSDADHAKAVDKAVFPGLQGGPHNHTTAAIAVALGEAQKPEFAEYAHTIVANARALAEALVERGYDLVSGGTDNHLLLIDLTNKNVPGKPAAQALDRAGIELNYNTVPFDPRKPFDPSGIRLGTSAITTRGLKPEHQVQVAEWIDRTITAAAGEEQSALDTIAAEIREFLAPFPIPGYSA
- the dacB gene encoding D-alanyl-D-alanine carboxypeptidase/D-alanyl-D-alanine endopeptidase, producing the protein MPENDAPRWPSDDKDTSSAEPKSTKGEGEATIWLPMTGMANGKTEELSVPKVTPESGSWFEPVVEVEEEPDVPETPTPKWSAFEPVTPVEPEQREEPKTLFVQPVQPQHTDEPDWDQFDRVAESPRPEPRQEPPRQEPPRRPEQSRVEPPPPAQVPSATMHARPVRIEPAEERFDSEATVGIQRPEPPSQEPPATEAAPAPKPKRKRKALLITTLVVVLLLAGMGGAAAMPKVSNRLGLPWAPNAPKGEIPKPAGITRVLHGPDINGAGPTKEGLAAALAGPAGSPDLGTLTGTVVDAASGEVLWDKNSGTPLTPASTTKILVVAAALLSMDHGTQFSTKIVQGAEPGTVVLVAGGDPSLTSLPLGTDSPLYPGAAHVDDLVAQVKKAAGGKISKVQLDISLFKGPTSAKGWDPEDTAAGNTYMAPVLPVMADGGRTDPKNDHAPRVANPAAALTQKIAGKLEAQAGGTTTAPKDAKVLGEVKSQPLAEFANSLMQLSDNLMADVLARQLAISKGAEASFTGGATATMDVLKQAGFDLTGVQINDGSGLSDQNKIPAKVLSEILAVAAAPDGKDPRTAKLRPLLAGLPVAGGSGTLEKRYGDPASAAGRGWVRGKTGTLSGVNTLAGVVLDTDGRMLVFALMSSGSDQNKGRAALDVVAATLHKCGCR
- a CDS encoding gamma carbonic anhydrase family protein; its protein translation is MPMFEFEGHRPQVDPEAWIAPTATLIGDVVVEKGASVWYGAVLRADFGRILIREGANIQDNSVIHVNDGVTEVGRNVTVGHQCLVHDCTIGEQALIGNGSTVLDKAQIGAKALVAAGATVTPGMIIPPETVAMGSPAKKHVPLDGTARGWVEHNAAIYQDLARRHAESVKPID